From the Euphorbia lathyris chromosome 6, ddEupLath1.1, whole genome shotgun sequence genome, one window contains:
- the LOC136234092 gene encoding DEAD-box ATP-dependent RNA helicase 17 has product MDAKKKKMKSEREDEKETYKDSEIFASCSFSSLGLHPTLCDLLRERMGFEAPTLVQAQAIPVALSGRHLLVNAATGTGKTVAYLAPIIHHLQSYSPKVERIHGTFALVLVPTRELCLQVYEILQKLLHRFHWIVPGYVMGGESRSKEKARLRKGISILVATPGRLLDHLKNTSSFVHINLRWIIFDEADRILELGFGKEIEGILDLLGSRLSGSVGKENQISSTYSHQRQNLLLSATLNEKVNHLAKMSLENPVMIGLDHNKMQPNLLPENSESVESDMDNELENVSKVKHSATGDYKVPSQLVQQYAKVPCGSRLAVLLSVLKHLFDRRASQKIVVFFSTCDAVDFHYYLLSQFRMSSDSQSEAEARAMFMRCKTFQLHGNMKQEDRRNTFQAFKTEKLALLLSTDISARGLDFPEVRCIIQYDSPGEATEYVHRVGRTARLGERGDALLFLQPIEADYLQDLEKHGVSLTEYPILKVLDSFPLYGQMHHSKKFVSLDLHPWLLYLQKALESFIAGQPNMNKLAQNAFVSWVRAYTAHRGELKRIFMVQKLHLGHVAKSFALKQQPSLVGKSFQKQLKKRKSEQKQKGLSKKRGISTKNGP; this is encoded by the exons ATGGatgcgaagaagaagaagatgaaaagcGAGCGTGAAGATGAGAAGGAAACTTACAAGGATTCTGAAATATTTGCATCTTGTTCTTTCTCCAGCCTCGGCCTCCACCCCACCCTATGTGACCTGCTCCGAG AGAGAATGGGATTTGAAGCTCCAACACTGGTACAGGCTCAAGCTATTCCTGTTGCTCTTTCCGGCCGTCATTT ACTTGTTAATGCGGCTACTGGCACTGGAAAAACTGTGGCCTATCTAGCTCCAATTATCCATCACTTGCAGAGTTACAGTCCTAAAGTTGAGCGTATTCATGGAACTTTTG CGTTGGTCCTTGTGCCAACGCGTGAGTTGTGCTTACAGGTCTATGAGATTCTGCAGAAGTTATTGCACCGTTTCCACTGGATTGTTCCGGGTTATGTTATGGGTGGTGAGAGCAGGTCAAAGGAGAAAGCTCGGCTGCGTAAGG GTATATCTATTCTTGTTGCAACTCCTGGACGCCTTTTGGATCACTTAAAAAATACATCATCATTTGTGCACATAAATCTACGATGGATAATCTTTGATGAAGCAGATAG GATTTTGGAATTAGGATTTGGCAAGGAAATAGAGGGCATACTGGATCTTTTGGGATCTCGACTATCTGGATCTGTTGGCAAGGAAAATCAAATTTCAAGTACTTATAGTCATCAGAGGCAAAATCTGCTATTATCAGCAACCTTAAatgaaaaagtaaatcatcttGCTAAAATGAGTTTAGAAAACCCTGTTATGATTGGTCTCGATCACAATAAGATGCAGCCAAATCTGTTGCCTGAAAATAGTGAATCTGTAGAATCTGACATGGACAATGAACTAGAAAATGTCAGCAAAGTAAAACACTCTGCAACTGGAGATTATAAAGTTCCGTCTCAGTTGGTTCAGCAATATGCGAAAG TGCCTTGTGGGTCACGGCTTGCAGTACTTCTTTCTGTTTTAAAACATCTTTTTGACAGACGAGCTTCCCAAAAG ATTGTGGTGTTCTTTTCAACATGTGATGCAGTAGATTTTCACTATTACTTATTAAGTCAGTTCCGCATGTCATCTGATTCACAATCCGAAGCAGAGGCCAGAGCAATGTTCATGAGATGCAAAACTTTTCAGTTGCATGGGAATATGAAGCAGGAAGATCGGCGAAACACATTCCAGGCCTTCAAAACTGAGAAATTGGCTCTTCTTTTGTCTACAGATATTTCTGCTAGAGGGTTAGATTTTCCAGAAGTTAGATGCATTATACAGTATGATTCTCCGGGAGAGGCTACTGAATATGTTCACAG GGTTGGCAGGACTGCTCGATTGGGCGAGAGGGGGGATGCTTTGCTATTTCTACAGCCAATTGAGGCAGATTATCTACAAGACTTGGAGAAACATGGTGTTTCATTAACAGAATATCCAATCCTCAAAGTGTTGGATAGTTTCCCATTGTATGGACAGATGCACCATAGCAAGAAATTTGTTTCGTTAGATCTGCATCCGTGGCTGTTATATTTGCAAAAGGCACTTGAGTCCTTCATTGCTGGACAG CCCAACATGAATAAACTGGCTCAAAATGCATTCGTCTCTTGGGTGCGTGCATACACTGCACATCGTGGTGAGCTGAAAAGGATATTTATGGTTCAGAAACTTCACTTGGGGCATGTTGCCAAAAGCTTCGCCTTAAAGCAACAGCCATCCTTAGTAGGAAAATCATTCCAAAAACAATTAAAGAAGAGAAAGAGCGAACAAAAGCAAAAGGGACTGTCAAAGAAGAGGGGGATCTCCACTAAAAACGGACCTTGA
- the LOC136232851 gene encoding peptidyl serine alpha-galactosyltransferase, whose protein sequence is MTVEFMVLILVLLGLWIDGGLGEQAPYRIHTLFSVECQNYFDWQTVGLMRSFKKSGQPGPITRLLSCTEEEMNKYRGMHLAPTLQVPSMSRHPKTADWYPAINKPAGVVHWLEHSKDAQNVDWVVILDADMIIRGPIIPWELGAEKGKAVAAYYGYLVGCDNILARLHTKHPELCDKVGGLLAMHIDDLRALAPVWLSKTEEVREDKAHWATNITGDIYGKGWISEMYGYSFGAAEVGLRHKINDDLMIYPGYIPREGVQPILLHYGLPFRVGNWSFSKLDHHEDDIVYDCNRLFPEPPYPRQVKVMESDPNKKRSIFLSIECMNTLNEGLLLQHAANGCSKPKWSKYLSFLKSKTFAELTRPKLLKPSSIKLEAAKEQQIIDELDTQHPKIHTVFSTECTRYFDWQTVGLMHSFQLSGQPGNITRLLSCTDEDLKQYKGHDLAPTHYVPSMSRHPLTGDWYPAINKPAAVLHWLNHANIDAEYIVILDADMILRGPITPWEFKAARGRPVSTPYDYLIGCDNELAELHTSHPDACDKVGGVIIMHIEDLKEFAMLWLHKTEEVRADKAHYATNITGDIYSSGWISEMYGYSFGAAELELRHLISREILIYPGYIPETGVKYRVFHYGLEFKVGNWSFDKADWRETDIVNECWAKFPEPPDPSTLDRTDEDNLQRDLLSIECGKTLNEALFLHHKKRNCPDTRLLSNLNSDASTNTVRSRKFGKIDLSKEVRSNPVPVKQSQETAQADKSETPDRHLGSLKFWVILLWALSGFGFVVFIFTVFWGRKFKGAKGKGYRNKRRLPYSGFLDMNGRERRNAESSL, encoded by the exons ATGACGGTTGAATTCATGGTTCTGATCTTGGTTTTGTTGGGGTTATGGATTGATGGTGGATTGGGTGAGCAGGCACCTTACAGGATCCATACTTTGTTTTCAGTGGAATGCCAGAATTACTTCGATTGGCAAACGGTGGGACTCATGCGTAGCTTCAAGAAATCTGGACAACCCGGCCCAATTACCCGACTCCTAAGCTGTACAGAGGAGGAGATGAACAAGTACAGAGGAATGCATTTGGCTCCTACTCTTCAAGTTCCCTCTATGAGCAGACACCCTAAAACTGCTGACTG GTACCCTGCAATAAACAAACCCGCTGGAGTTGTACACTGGCTAGAACATAGTAAAGATGCACAAAATGTTGATTGGGTTGTCATTCTGGATGCTGATATGATTATTCGAGGTCCAATCATACCTTGGGAACTTGGTGCAGAGAAAGGGAAGGCTGTTGCAGCTTATTATGG GTACTTGGTTGGATGTGACAATATTCTGGCGCGGTTACACACTAAACACCCTGAACTCTGTGACAAGGTTGGAGGGCTTTTAGCCATGCATATAGATGATCTTCGAGCATTAGCACCCGTGTGGctctcaaaaacagaagaagtGCGAGAAGATAAAGCTCACTGGGCAACTAATATAACTGGTGACATCTATGGGAAAGGATGGATAAGTGAGATGTATGGCTACTCATTTGGTGCAGCAGAA GTCGGACTTCGGCACAAGATTAATGATGACTTGATGATCTACCCGGGCTATATTCCACGAGAAGGTGTTCAGCCTATTCTCCTTCACTATGGCTTACCATTTAGGGTGGGAAATTGGTCTTTCTCTAAGTTGGATCACCATGAGGATGATATTGTTTATGACTGTAATCGGCTCTTTCCTGAGCCTCCTTACCCTAGACAG GTAAAAGTGATGGAATCTGATCCAAACAAAAAGCGATCCATATTTTTAAGTATAGAGTGTATGAACACTTTGAATGAAGGTCTGTTATTACAGCATGCTGCAAACGGATGCTCTAAGCCAAAATGGTCAAAATACTTGAGCTTTTTAAAGAGCAAAACTTTTGCTGAATTAACTCGGCCCAAACTTCTCAAGCCGTCCAGTATAAAACTTGAGGCTGCAAAGGAGCAGCAGATAATTGATGAACTTGATACACAACATCCAAAAATCCACACTGTATTTTCCACAGAATGTACCCGTTATTTTGATTGGCAAACTGTAGGCCTTATGCATAGTTTCCAGCTAAGTGGTCAGCCTGGAAACATCACACGGCTTCTAAGTTGTACAGATGAAGATTTGAAGCAGTATAAAGGCCATGATTTGGCTCCTACTCATTATGTTCCTTCTATGAGCCGGCATCCACTAACAGGCGACTG GTATCCAGCAATTAATAAACCAGCTGCGGTCCTTCATTGGCTTAATCATGCAAATATAGATGCCGAGTATATAGTTATTCTTGATGCCGATATGATCTTGAGAGGTCCAATCACACCATGGGAGTTCAAAGCAGCACGTGGCCGTCCAGTTTCAACTCCCTATGA CTACCTTATTGGTTGTGACAATGAGCTTGCGGAACTGCACACGAGTCATCCTGATGCTTGTGACAAGGTTGGGGGTGTAATCATTATGCATATAGAAGATCTGAAAGAATTTGCTATGCTATGGTTGCATAAAACCGAGGAGGTCCGGGCTGATAAAGCTCATTATGCCACAAATATTACCGGAGATATATATTCATCTGGATGGATTAGTGAGATGTATGGTTACTCTTTTGGTGCTGCAGAG CTGGAACTTCGACATCTCATAAGCAGGGAAATATTGATATACCCAGGATACATACCCGAGACTGGTGTCAAGTACAGGGTTTTCCATTATGGGCTAGAATTTAAAGTTGGGAACTGGAGCTTTGATAAGGCCGACTGGAGAGAGACGGACATTGTCAATGAATGCTGGGCTAAGTTTCCAGAACCACCAGATCCTTCAACTCTTGATCGTACTGACGAGGACAACTTACAGAGGGATCTACTTAGCATAGAATGTGGGAAAACGTTGAATGAAGCGCTATTCCTGCATCATAAGAAGAGAAATTGTCCTGATACTAGATTGTTATCCAACTTGAACTCTGATGCATCAACTAACACTGTAAGATCAAGGAAATTTGGCAAGATTGACCTTAGTAAGGAAGTAAGAAGCAACCCTGTGCCAGTAAAGCAGTCTCAGGAAACAGCTCAGGCTGATAAATCAGAGACACCAGACAGGCACTTAGGTTCTTTGAAGTTCTGGGTTATATTGTTATGGGCATTATCTGGTTTCGGATTCGTGGTATTCATTTTCACTGTTTTTTGGGGTCGTAAATTCAAGGGAGCTAAGGGGAAAGGTTATAGAAACAAGAGAAGATTACCATATTCTGGATTCCTAGATATGAATGGGCGCGAAAGGCGCAATGCTGAATCATCTTTGTAA